A single genomic interval of Treponema primitia ZAS-1 harbors:
- a CDS encoding helix-turn-helix domain-containing protein: protein MSVYESIIQGLNEAVDYQQGKIKARKMKMTIKPVESFNTEEIKIIRQKTGLSQVVFAGSLGVSPKTVEAWENGRNKPEGASRRLLELVRDNPELLKQFQAEA from the coding sequence ATGAGCGTATACGAAAGTATCATCCAAGGGCTAAATGAAGCGGTCGACTATCAGCAGGGAAAGATAAAAGCCCGAAAAATGAAAATGACAATTAAGCCGGTAGAAAGTTTTAATACCGAAGAAATAAAAATCATTCGGCAGAAAACAGGATTGAGCCAGGTAGTATTTGCCGGTTCTCTTGGTGTTTCTCCCAAGACAGTTGAAGCATGGGAAAATGGCCGCAACAAACCGGAGGGGGCTTCCCGCCGTCTTCTTGAGCTTGTCCGTGATAACCCTGAATTATTAAAACAGTTTCAGGCAGAAGCTTAA
- the aroF gene encoding 3-deoxy-7-phosphoheptulonate synthase: MIVVLSKGISTHDKEMVRIYLKDRGFAIRDQVLGEDEVIGATGKGVVDLRELGILPGVERVAATSKPYELASRESKTEDTIVTVGGSASQPWSASQPWVKIGGSRITVIAGPCAVESREQILETALRVRESGAVMLRGGAYKPRSSPYAFQGLGMQGLEFMKAAGEATGMPIVTEVVSPEFAAQMNDLTDMFQIGARNMQNFELLKKVGALGKPVLLKRGPSATIEEWLLSAEYLLAAGTRDVVLCERGIRTFETYTRNTLDISAIPVVKGLSHLPVLVDPSHAVGIRAKVSPAALAAIAAGADGLTVEVHPHPDEALSDGPQSLFPEQFERLMRDIEALAPVVGKELLRTPKPSHGGQPSHGSSASAAAGNTVSLRSGAGDDAAEVLSDKVAFSGESGAYAEQALMRAFGEEAPRLGAASFRAVFDAVLDGSAGFGVVPVENSLAGSVHENYDLFFRYPDIAMVGELKLRIVHCLIGDEKAQIENISIVRSHPQGFAQCRDFLDKYPLWQLEACNDTATAVASIAREGATKVAAIAGEAAAKAHGLKVLRAGIETNPLNYTRFVIIARRNGSDRAPVPPSLGSEPANKASLVFSVSDEPGSLFACLKIMSERGINLSKLESRPIQGKPWEYQFYVDVTLPPTEETFDAVVQELKAKTEDFHFLGSYRASL, from the coding sequence ATGATCGTTGTTCTCTCCAAAGGTATCTCCACCCACGATAAAGAAATGGTCCGCATCTATCTGAAGGATAGGGGTTTTGCCATACGGGATCAGGTTCTGGGGGAGGATGAGGTTATTGGCGCCACCGGCAAGGGGGTGGTGGATCTCCGGGAACTGGGGATTCTCCCCGGGGTGGAGCGGGTAGCGGCTACTTCTAAGCCCTACGAATTGGCTTCCCGGGAGTCCAAAACTGAGGATACCATCGTTACGGTTGGCGGGTCTGCTTCGCAGCCCTGGTCTGCTTCGCAGCCCTGGGTCAAGATTGGCGGGTCCCGTATTACGGTGATTGCCGGGCCCTGCGCGGTGGAAAGCCGGGAGCAGATCCTGGAAACGGCGCTCCGGGTCCGGGAATCCGGGGCGGTGATGCTCCGCGGCGGGGCCTATAAACCCCGGTCCAGTCCCTATGCCTTTCAGGGCCTGGGGATGCAGGGGCTGGAGTTTATGAAGGCCGCCGGTGAAGCAACGGGTATGCCCATCGTTACCGAGGTGGTATCCCCGGAATTCGCCGCCCAGATGAACGATCTTACGGATATGTTCCAAATTGGCGCCCGGAATATGCAGAACTTTGAGCTGCTCAAGAAGGTCGGCGCCCTGGGGAAGCCGGTACTGCTTAAGCGGGGACCCTCGGCGACCATTGAGGAGTGGCTCCTTTCGGCGGAGTACCTCCTGGCAGCGGGGACCCGGGATGTGGTGCTCTGCGAACGGGGCATCCGCACCTTCGAAACCTATACCCGAAATACCCTGGATATTTCCGCCATCCCGGTGGTAAAGGGCCTTTCCCACCTGCCGGTGTTGGTGGACCCCAGCCATGCGGTGGGTATCCGTGCCAAGGTGAGTCCCGCGGCCCTTGCGGCGATTGCTGCCGGAGCGGACGGGCTTACGGTGGAGGTCCATCCCCATCCGGACGAAGCCCTTTCCGACGGCCCCCAGTCTTTGTTTCCCGAACAGTTTGAGCGGCTCATGCGGGATATCGAAGCCCTGGCCCCGGTGGTGGGGAAGGAACTGCTCCGTACCCCCAAGCCCTCCCACGGAGGGCAACCCTCCCATGGAAGCTCGGCTTCCGCTGCTGCCGGTAACACTGTTTCCCTAAGAAGCGGCGCCGGGGACGATGCCGCCGAAGTCCTGTCCGACAAGGTAGCATTCTCCGGTGAAAGCGGCGCCTACGCCGAGCAGGCCCTGATGCGTGCCTTTGGTGAAGAAGCGCCGCGTCTGGGCGCCGCGTCTTTCCGGGCGGTTTTCGACGCCGTGCTTGACGGTTCCGCCGGGTTCGGGGTGGTGCCGGTGGAGAATAGCCTGGCAGGATCGGTCCACGAAAACTACGACCTGTTCTTCCGCTATCCCGATATCGCCATGGTGGGGGAACTGAAGCTCCGTATCGTCCACTGCCTTATTGGGGATGAAAAGGCGCAGATCGAAAACATCAGCATAGTCCGCAGCCATCCCCAGGGTTTTGCCCAGTGCCGTGATTTCTTGGACAAGTACCCCCTCTGGCAGCTTGAAGCCTGTAACGATACTGCCACTGCGGTAGCCTCCATAGCCCGGGAAGGCGCCACCAAGGTAGCCGCCATCGCCGGGGAAGCGGCGGCCAAAGCCCATGGCCTTAAGGTTCTTCGGGCAGGTATTGAGACAAACCCCTTAAACTACACCCGGTTTGTAATTATTGCCCGCCGGAACGGCAGCGACAGAGCCCCGGTTCCCCCCAGTCTGGGTTCGGAGCCCGCGAACAAGGCCAGCCTGGTGTTTTCGGTTTCCGATGAACCTGGGAGCCTCTTTGCCTGCCTTAAGATCATGAGCGAGCGGGGCATCAACCTTTCCAAGCTGGAATCCCGGCCCATCCAGGGGAAGCCCTGGGAGTATCAGTTTTACGTGGATGTTACCCTGCCCCCCACAGAGGAGACCTTCGATGCGGTGGTGCAGGAACTAAAGGCTAAGACCGAGGACTTCCATTTCCTGGGGAGCTATAGGGCGTCCCTGTAG
- a CDS encoding DUF3990 domain-containing protein: MNYPELADPLFHGSTVQVRNIDLSLGAFKKDFGQGFYTTTLRTQAEKFVLLKARRGNLAGGFVSVFEYLHNPEVHIKKFHKADTEWLSFVLKNRGFSDEKNQTASGTDEIDIVIGPVANDAVGLVLNQLLIGTYGNPQSPEAKDTAIRLLDSTKLYNQVFFGTKRAIACLKFREAYKVGTDGSAD, encoded by the coding sequence ATGAATTATCCAGAATTAGCTGATCCCTTGTTTCATGGGTCTACCGTTCAGGTCCGAAATATTGATTTATCCCTTGGGGCCTTTAAAAAGGACTTTGGACAGGGGTTTTATACTACAACGTTGCGTACTCAGGCGGAAAAATTCGTTTTGCTAAAGGCGCGTCGCGGTAACTTAGCAGGCGGATTTGTCAGTGTATTTGAATACCTTCACAATCCGGAAGTACATATCAAAAAATTTCATAAGGCTGATACGGAATGGCTGTCCTTCGTTCTTAAAAATCGCGGTTTTTCAGATGAAAAAAACCAAACCGCAAGTGGCACTGATGAGATTGATATTGTAATCGGACCGGTCGCAAACGATGCGGTAGGACTGGTACTAAACCAGCTTTTAATCGGTACTTACGGGAACCCGCAATCGCCGGAAGCGAAGGATACGGCTATTCGGTTGCTGGATTCCACAAAATTGTACAATCAGGTATTTTTTGGGACAAAACGCGCTATCGCGTGTCTGAAATTCAGGGAGGCGTATAAAGTTGGAACTGACGGAAGCGCTGATTGA
- a CDS encoding DUF3791 domain-containing protein: MELEQVIATWISFMTTAVRSACGLSRSQFVILAQKYKLIPFLAAHYELLHYYDNDYVVDDVIRFVHEQGGAADELSRIS; the protein is encoded by the coding sequence ATGGAATTGGAACAAGTTATTGCAACCTGGATTAGTTTTATGACCACCGCCGTAAGGAGTGCATGCGGCCTTTCCCGTTCGCAATTTGTAATATTGGCGCAAAAATATAAGCTTATCCCCTTTTTAGCCGCCCATTATGAATTGCTGCACTATTATGATAATGACTATGTGGTGGACGATGTTATACGTTTTGTTCACGAACAGGGCGGAGCCGCAGATGAATTATCCAGAATTAGCTGA
- a CDS encoding glycyl-radical enzyme activating protein, with translation MAYKDNLGIITNIQRFSLDDGPGTRTTVFLKGCSVACKWCHNPETISPKKQLQYLERSCKNCGSCVKVCKTGAHFLKNGMHYLNWNLCNRCFACAETCLFGALSIIGIEITAEELGEQLLRDRIFYKRSGGGVTVSGGEPLLQVDFTAEIFRHLKNHGIHTALDTAGNVPWSSFEKVLSWIDLVLFDIKIVDIGKHQKMTGIKNQLILENFKKLLKEKVHIWVRTPLIKDINDDEEEANERIKMFMNATNIQKIELLPFHRYGIGKYTALGMGMEAHEFEAPSEERLDGIKSHMEAAGITEIFVS, from the coding sequence ATGGCATATAAAGATAATTTGGGGATCATTACAAACATACAGAGATTTTCTCTTGATGATGGTCCAGGCACACGGACTACGGTATTTCTGAAAGGATGCAGTGTTGCCTGTAAATGGTGTCATAACCCGGAGACAATTTCACCGAAAAAGCAATTACAGTATTTGGAAAGATCCTGTAAAAACTGTGGCTCCTGTGTCAAAGTCTGCAAAACCGGCGCTCATTTTTTAAAAAATGGTATGCATTATCTTAACTGGAATTTATGCAACCGATGTTTTGCATGTGCAGAGACATGTTTATTTGGTGCATTATCAATTATCGGTATTGAGATAACCGCAGAGGAATTAGGCGAACAATTGCTGCGCGATCGGATTTTCTACAAAAGATCCGGCGGTGGTGTAACTGTTTCCGGAGGAGAACCCTTGTTACAGGTTGATTTCACCGCTGAAATCTTTCGGCATCTAAAGAACCATGGCATCCATACAGCACTTGATACTGCGGGCAATGTTCCCTGGTCTTCTTTTGAAAAGGTTCTTTCATGGATAGATTTAGTATTGTTTGATATTAAAATTGTTGATATTGGGAAACATCAGAAAATGACCGGAATTAAAAATCAGCTTATACTTGAGAATTTTAAAAAATTACTTAAAGAAAAGGTTCATATATGGGTTCGTACCCCACTTATAAAGGACATAAATGACGACGAAGAAGAGGCAAATGAACGTATAAAAATGTTCATGAATGCAACAAATATTCAAAAAATTGAACTTCTTCCTTTTCATCGTTATGGGATTGGAAAATATACTGCTTTAGGAATGGGTATGGAGGCACATGAATTTGAAGCCCCAAGCGAGGAAAGACTAGATGGTATAAAATCCCATATGGAAGCAGCAGGTATTACAGAAATATTTGTTTCTTAA